The genome window TGTGATCGCCGCCGTCAGCGTGGTCTTGCCGTGGTCTACGTGGCCGATCGTGCCAATGTTTACGTGCGGTTTGTTCCGCTCAAATTTAGCCTTAGCCATTTGATCTTTTCCTCCTTAATTCCTCAAATTGGAGAGGGATTATTTCTTCATCACTTTTTCCGCGATGGACTTGGGCACTTCCGCATAATGGTCAAACTGCATGGTGTGCGTGCCGCGGCCCTGGGTGCGGCTGCGCAGGTCTGTCGCGTAACCGAACATCTCGCTCAGCGGCACGAAGGCGCGGATCACCTGGGAGCCCGCACGGGCTTCCATACCCTCGATCATACCGCGGCGGGAGTTCAAGTTGCCGATAACATCGCCCATGTAATCCTCGGGCACGACGACCTCTACGGACATCATAGGCTCGAGCAGCACCGGGTTCGCCTTGGCCATCGCCTCTTTAAAGGCCATGGAACCGGCGATCTTAAACGCCATTTCGGAAGAGTCGACCTCGTGGTAGGAACCATCCACCAGACGGACCTTGAAGTCCACCACCTCGTAGCCGGCCAGCGTGCCGGACTTGGAGGCTTCCTGGATGCCCTCGTCCACAGGGGCGATGTACTCCTTGGGAATGACGCCGCCGATGATCTTGTTCTCGAAGCTGTACCCTTCGCCCGGCTCGGCCGGCTCCATCTCGATGACGCAGTGGCCGTACTGGCCGCGGCCACCGGACTGGCGGACGTAGCGCCCCTCGGCGCGCACGGCCTTGCGGATGGTCTCACGGTAGGCAACCTGGGGCGCGCCCACGGTGCACTCTACCTTATACTCGCGCATCATCCGGTCAACGATAACCTCCAGATGCAGCTCGCCCATGCCCTCGATGATGGTCTGGCCGGTCTCCTCATCCGTATGGGTACGGAAGGTGGGATCCTCTTCAGCCAGGCGGATCAGCGCCATGGTCATTTTATCCTGGCCGGCCTTGGTCTTGGGCTCGATGGCTACCGAGATAACCGGCTCCGGGAAGACCATGGACTCCAGAACGATGGGATGGTTCTCGTCGCACAGCGTATCGCCCGTGGAGGTATCCTTCAGGCCCACCATGGCGGCGATGTCGCCGGCGCGCACCTCCTGGATCTCCTCGCGGTGATTGGCGTGCATCCGCAGGATGCGGCCTACGCGCTCGCGCTTGCCCTTGACGGGGTTATAAACGTAACTGCCGCTGGTCAGCGTACCGGAATAGACCCGGAAGAAGGCCAGCCGCCCTACGAAGGGGTCCGCCATGATCTTAAAGGCCAGGGCGGCAAAGGGAGCATCGTCGCTGGAAGGACGGGTGAGCTCCACGCTCTCGTCGCCCGGCTCGGTACCCTGTACATCGGGCACGTCCACCGGAGAGGGCATGAAATCCACTACAGCGTCCAGCAGGGGCTGTACGCCCTTGTTACGGTAAGCGGTACCGCAGCATACCGGCACGATCTCGTTGGCGATGGTGGCCGCGCGCAGGGCTTTTTTCAGCTCCGGCACGGTGATCTCCTCGCCCTCCAAGTACTTCATCATCAGCTCTTCGTCGGTCTCGGCGATGGCCTCGATCATAGCCTGGCGGTATTCCTCGGCCTTCTCCTTCATATCGTCGGGGATCTCCACGGTATCGGAGACCTTACCGTCGTCATTATGATAGATGATGGCCTGGTTCTCCATCAGGTCGATCAGGCCCACGAAGGAATCCTCATAGCCGATGGGCAGCTGGATGGGCACCGCGTTGGCCTGCAAGCGGTCCTTCATCATGTCCACCACGCGGTAGAAATCCGCACCCATGATGTCCATCTTGTTGACGAAGGCGATGCGGGGCACGCCGTAGGTGGACGCCTGGCGCCACACGGTCTCGCTCTGCGGCTCGACGCCGCCCTTGGCGCAGAAAACCGCCACGGCGCCGTCCAGGACACGGAGAGAGCGCTCCACCTCTACGGTGAAGTCTACGTGACCCGGAGTGTCGATAATGTTGATCTGGATCCCTTTCCACTGAGCGGTCGTCGCGGCCGACGTAATGGTGATACCGCGCTCTTGCTCCTGCTCCATCCAGTCCATAGTGGCAGAGCCCTCATGGGTCTCGCCGATCTTATGCACCCGGCCGGTGTAGTACAAAATGCGCTCGGTGGTGGTGGTCTTACCGGCGTCGATATGAGCCATGATGCCGATATTACGCACCTTCTCTAAAGGAAATTCTCTAGGCACGTCCGCTCCTCCTTTCTTTTACAATCGCATTGTGCCCGCAAAGCAAAGCGGCGGGCAGCGTAGTCTTACTCGTCAAAATCTTAACCCCTTACAAACAGATTACCACCGGTAATGGGCAAACGCCTTGTTGGCCTCCGCCATACGGTGCGTATCCTCGCGGCGCTTCACGGCCGCGCCGGTGCCGTTAGCCGCATCCATGATCTCGGCGGCCAGGCGCTCATGCATGGTCTTTTCACCGCGCTTGCGGGAAAACTCCACCAGCCACCGAAGACCCAAGGTCTGGCGGCGCTCCGGGCGCACCTCGATAGGCACCTGATAGTTGGAACCGCCCACGCGCCGGGCTTTGACCTCCAGCATGGGCATAATGTTATTCATGGCCTGCTCGAATACCTCATTGGGGTCCTGGCCGGTGCGCTCACGGATGAGCTCAAATGCATCGTAGCAAATACGCTGGGCAACCCCGCGCTTGCCGTCGAGCATGACGTTATTGATCAGTTTGGTGATGACCGCGTTCCCGTAAATGGGATCGGGCAGCACTTCACGTTTGGGTATAAAACCACGTCGAGGCATTTCTTCCCCTCCTTTACTTGTACTTCAAATCGTCCGCTTCAATAAGCATGACGCATTCCGGCCGGGTCTTGCTCCCTGCCGGAGGTTCCAAAAAACCAGTCCGCCACCCTTTTAGAAAAAGCGCAACCCCCCTGCCGAAGCCGTTCCAAACCCCGACAGGCGGTCTCCCCCTAAAAAAGCGGTTTCAGGTCGTTTTTTACTTCTTCGGACGCTTGGCGCCGTACAAGCTGCGGGCCTGCATACGGCCGGCTACGCCAGCGGTATCAAGAGCCCCACGGATGATGTGGTAACGCACACCAGGCAGGTCGCGTACGCGGCCGCCGCGGATCAGCACTACGCTATGCTCCTGCAGATTGTGGCCAATACCCGGAATGTAGACCGTACCTTCTTCCATGTTGGTCAGGCGTACACGGGCAATCTTACGCAGCGCAGAGTTCGGCTTTTTGGGCGTCATCGTACGCACGCTCAGGCACACGCCGCGCTTTTGCGGGCAACCCTTGAGGATCGGAGCCGTGGTCTTGTATTCCATCTTTTGACGGCCTTTGCGGATCAACTGATTAATGGTAGGCATAAGGCACCTCCTTTCGGTACTCGGTTCAAAGTTGAATCTATGAAATCCCCCGCAACCCTCGGGGGTTTCAAGCTAATTTTTGTGGATGACCACCACCGCAGCGCCCACGTCGATGCCGCAGGCACGGCCCAGCTGGGCCATGGTCGCGCTCTCATCCACCGTCAAGCCGTTTTCCGCGCACACCTGCAATAAGCCGCGCCGGAAATGCTCGTCCGCATCCGGGGCAAGGTAGACCTTGGCGGCCTGCCCGGCCTCGATGGCGCGCAGGGCCTGTTTGCGGCCGACTGATCGCCCGGGAGCCGATGTAACATCTTCCAACATTTTACCTTCAAAACGCTCCTTCATCGCAAAAAATGCACACAAAACAGCACGATGAATATTATAAGCCGTAAAAGCGGGGTTTGTCAACGTTTTCCTCATCAAACCTTTGGGGATGGCCATTGATGTTTCCCGCAGCGCCGCTTTGGACTAAAGCCGCAGGGCCCCCCCTTGCAGCAGTACTTTTGCCGAACGAGGAATCGCGTGTGCTGACAAGGGTATAGCGCTCGACCCGAGCATCGCGGTGCAGGCGAGGCCGACAGGACGTAAGAAGATTCCTCGCTACGCTCGGAATGACAATTAATTGAACGTTAAGGTATGGGGTTTTGTTCAGTAGACTCTCTCCCTCCGGCGCACCCAAAGGGTGCGCCACCTCCCTCGTCAGAGGGAGGCAAGTGGGGGTTGATCCAAACGGCAGAGCATAAGCGAAACGAGTGGAAAATATATCTGCTTATCTGCATAGGAAAGCTTGAGAAACCTCCGTCCCCACCACGGAGTGGCCGTTTGGGGGGATTAGGGATTGTTAAGGGGGTAAAGGGGGAAATCGGAATCCCCCTTCCCCCTTAACGAATAAAATTCGTTCCCTAACTTTTCTCCCTGCCTCGCGTTAAGTTCTGCTTCTTCACTGAACAAAAACCCATGCATTTCCCCTCAGGCGCTCTCCCCGGCAGCGGCACAGCCCGCCGGCTGAGGGCGCTATGGCTGCGCCCCGCGCAACGCCTGATCCCGCGCTGATCTTCCCAGACACGCCATTCCCCTAAAAAGGGAGCGCCCCACGGGAAAGATTGCCCGCGAAGCGCCCTTTTTATACCATCTTTGGCAGTTTTTTTATTGCCCTGGACCTAGACCCCGATGACCGGCTCGGTGGACTTGATCTCGATATCCTTATACCGCTTCATGCCCGTACCGGCGGGGATGAGCTTGCCGATGATGACGTTCTCGTTCAGGCCCACCAGGGGATCGACCCGGCCCTTGATGGCCGCATCGGTCAGCGCGCGGGTGGTCTCCTGGAAGGCGGCCGCCGACAGGAAGGAATCCGTAGCCAGCGTGGCCTTGGTGATGCCCAGCAGCACGCGCTTGGCGGTGGCGGGCATGCCGTCATTCAAGATGACCTGCTCGTTCTC of Luoshenia tenuis contains these proteins:
- the fusA gene encoding elongation factor G, translated to MPREFPLEKVRNIGIMAHIDAGKTTTTERILYYTGRVHKIGETHEGSATMDWMEQEQERGITITSAATTAQWKGIQINIIDTPGHVDFTVEVERSLRVLDGAVAVFCAKGGVEPQSETVWRQASTYGVPRIAFVNKMDIMGADFYRVVDMMKDRLQANAVPIQLPIGYEDSFVGLIDLMENQAIIYHNDDGKVSDTVEIPDDMKEKAEEYRQAMIEAIAETDEELMMKYLEGEEITVPELKKALRAATIANEIVPVCCGTAYRNKGVQPLLDAVVDFMPSPVDVPDVQGTEPGDESVELTRPSSDDAPFAALAFKIMADPFVGRLAFFRVYSGTLTSGSYVYNPVKGKRERVGRILRMHANHREEIQEVRAGDIAAMVGLKDTSTGDTLCDENHPIVLESMVFPEPVISVAIEPKTKAGQDKMTMALIRLAEEDPTFRTHTDEETGQTIIEGMGELHLEVIVDRMMREYKVECTVGAPQVAYRETIRKAVRAEGRYVRQSGGRGQYGHCVIEMEPAEPGEGYSFENKIIGGVIPKEYIAPVDEGIQEASKSGTLAGYEVVDFKVRLVDGSYHEVDSSEMAFKIAGSMAFKEAMAKANPVLLEPMMSVEVVVPEDYMGDVIGNLNSRRGMIEGMEARAGSQVIRAFVPLSEMFGYATDLRSRTQGRGTHTMQFDHYAEVPKSIAEKVMKK
- the rpsG gene encoding 30S ribosomal protein S7; the encoded protein is MPRRGFIPKREVLPDPIYGNAVITKLINNVMLDGKRGVAQRICYDAFELIRERTGQDPNEVFEQAMNNIMPMLEVKARRVGGSNYQVPIEVRPERRQTLGLRWLVEFSRKRGEKTMHERLAAEIMDAANGTGAAVKRREDTHRMAEANKAFAHYRW
- a CDS encoding GTP-binding protein — its product is MAKAKFERNKPHVNIGTIGHVDHGKTTLTAAIT
- the rpsL gene encoding 30S ribosomal protein S12, whose product is MPTINQLIRKGRQKMEYKTTAPILKGCPQKRGVCLSVRTMTPKKPNSALRKIARVRLTNMEEGTVYIPGIGHNLQEHSVVLIRGGRVRDLPGVRYHIIRGALDTAGVAGRMQARSLYGAKRPKK
- a CDS encoding ribosomal L7Ae/L30e/S12e/Gadd45 family protein is translated as MLEDVTSAPGRSVGRKQALRAIEAGQAAKVYLAPDADEHFRRGLLQVCAENGLTVDESATMAQLGRACGIDVGAAVVVIHKN